TGCCGCCCCGAAGGTGACGGTCACGTCGGCCGTCACCGCGCGGCCTTCCACCGACCCGGTCTCGCCGTTCACGCCCGAGGGGATGTCCACGGCCACCACGGGCCCGCCCCAATCGTTCAACCCCGCGATGGCGCGCTCCCAGTCGCCCTCAGGAGACCCGCGGAAGCCGGTGCCGAAGATGGCGTCGACTGCGACGTCGGCCCGGCCCAGCTCGCGCGCCAGCGTGGCCCGCGAGAACGGCCGGACGCGCGCGTCGGTCTCGACCAGCTGCCGGAAGCTCGTCGCCGCCGGTTGTTTGAGCGACTCGGGCGGCTCGAGCATCACAACCGATGTGCGGATCCCCCATCGCCCCAGGTGACGCGCGGCCACCAGTCCATCGCCACCGTTGTTCCCCTTGCCGCACAGGACGACGGCGCGCCGGCCGGAGACGCCGCCGGCGACCGCCGTGGCTGCTCGAGCCACCTCCCAGCCGGCCCGCTCCATCAGGCTCGCGGCATCGATGCCTCGGGCCTGGCTTTCGCGATCGAGGATCGCGGCCTCCGCCGGCGTGAGGACCGGCTTCACCGGGCCACCGCGACGGCGAACGCCACGGCGAGCGCGCGCTCGTGGGTGAAAGTGATGAGGACCTGCGAGATGCCCCCCGCGTCGGCTCGTACCTTCGCATTGCCCGCGAGGATTATCGACGGCGCGCCGCTCGGATGCCGGCTCACGCTGATGTCCTGCCACCGCTTGCCCCGGTAGCCGCCGAGGGCCTTGATCACCGCCTCCCGCGCGGCGAACCGCGCCGCGTAGGACTCGGCCGGCCTGGCCTTCGCATCGCAGTACGCGCGCTCCTCCGGAGTGAACACCCGTTCCCGCATCGTCGTGTGGCGGGCCAGGGCCCGCTCCATCCGGTCGATCTCGCACACGTCCACACCCAGCCCGATGATCTCCACGGCCATAGGGTAGCCCCCGGTCCGGCCGGGGCGCCTACTCGACGGTGACGGACTTGGCC
This DNA window, taken from Candidatus Methylomirabilota bacterium, encodes the following:
- a CDS encoding holo-ACP synthase encodes the protein MAVEIIGLGVDVCEIDRMERALARHTTMRERVFTPEERAYCDAKARPAESYAARFAAREAVIKALGGYRGKRWQDISVSRHPSGAPSIILAGNAKVRADAGGISQVLITFTHERALAVAFAVAVAR